The following nucleotide sequence is from Apium graveolens cultivar Ventura chromosome 4, ASM990537v1, whole genome shotgun sequence.
AATCAAGTTCTCGCCATATTATAGCCAATTACATAAGAATGTGTACAATTCAAGTAAGGCTCGTCACTTGTACCTCTTCTTCTCTTTAGAGTTCGGAGTCTGCACCAAACTAACAAGCCTACAAATAGCATCACTGAAGCTGCTGATACAGCTGAAATTATCAGAACTAATCTCTTTCTCCGATTTTCTGCACATTGACACCATCAATCATTAGTTGTCCATTCCTTGCTGATATAAGGAGTAATCTGTAAGTCTCATATAAAAGAGAACAGAGGACTACTCACTCAATTCTGAAGCTGCAAGACGTATGTACATTCCTTGCTCACTGCCTGCTGTATTTGATATCGTTCTTATATCAATCAAATCACCGTACCATATCAAACAGCCACTTCCTTTTCCAGTGATATCTGAATTTGCATAAGCCATACACGAGCAATTTTCAAAACAAATTTGTTCACATTCCTTTAAACTCGTGCTACTATTAAACCAAAACTTCTGTGCCAAAAGATCTGGTAGTTTGACATTATTTATCCACAAGAATCCATCCCCCTTAAGACAATCCAGTGGTTTCCGCCTAATGCATCCACTAGTCCTGTCAAGAACATTCCACTCACTTTCTGACTTTGGAATAAAACCATGAAAGCACTCACAAATAAGATCTTCAGTAGCCTTACAGAGGCCATTAGGACCGCATTTTGCATATTGATCACACGTATCACTTGGTGTCTCGTATATCAAGGACCAGTCAGAAGTCTCTCCTCGGATTGCATATCTCTGAAGCATTCCAGACTGATTCAACACAAGTCTTGATATTGTTTGGTTAGCTGTAAACTCATAGAAGAAACTTAATTCTTTAGTGCTATTAGTGTACTTGTAATTAAACAAGGGATTTGTTGGTCTTGATCTGTAACCGCCACTTAATCGAATTCCATTCCAAACCCCAGTGCGATACTTCTTTTTTGATCCTTCACGAAGAACAACTTGAGGCAATCCAAGAAGATCCATTCCATACACAAAGATTCCAGGAGATGGATCAGTGGTGTCTACCCAGGATGTCAATTTTCTGGCCTTGCCAGTAGTCCAGTCCCAGCCAATCTTCATGCCAGGCAAAAGTGTATCACCTGCGTTAAAAAGATTTTAAAGAATGTTCCAAATTTCATTCCAATATATTGCTAAATTATGATAAATTCCTATGCACCGAGATGATGGACTGTTGTCCAAGAAGACAACAACATATGAAAGCATCTTGAGTTAAAAAACATCATATATAAATGTTGATGCAAGTTGAATGATACAAACATTAAGATTGTTTATTATGAACCTATGATGTTTAGTATGTGGAGAATTGGGCTATTTCAAAAGAAAATAGTAGCCTGAACAAGAAATTTCAGAAATTGCAGAATTTAAATACTCACACACACATATTTCCCGTAGTCTCTAACCAGTGGCAGAACAAAGAGGATAAGGGAGCTAAGATAACAAACCTGGGTAATCAAAGCTTTGCCATGTATAACTTTCCTCAGTCACAGAACCGCGATTCTGTGTCAGAACAAGATTCCCAGAATCTAAAAGATGTAAAACTGATGAGCCCTGCAGCTGAAAAGGAAGAGAGACATTTGATGACCATATAATGCTGTTTGAAGAATTAAGTAGCACAAGATTCCCATCTCTAAAAATAGTTAAAGTTCCATTTGAATCTAGTAGTGGACTTTCCCTGTTTGCTACCCAAGCAACAATATCAGGGTAGCTCTTGTACCATATTCCTAAATATGACTTGTTAGTTGTACTAGCTGGAGAGAAGAAGCCAAGCTCAAATCTTTGATTTAGTGATACTAAAGATTCACCTTTACTGATACTCTCATTGAAACTTAGTTGATTCCTATCAACTCCTCTGCAGTAATCTATGAAAACCAAGTTGAATAAAATGAGCAGTAAAGAAAAGGCAGAAACCATtgatgttttaagacagaatACTTATCTGAAGTTTAAGTATAGTTTTCCACTACTCCATGATTGTGGCTGCAGGTGAGACTATATATTTGACAATTAGCAACTGCAGAATTTGGCATTATTGCAGTTGCAAGTGCTTCATTTAAATTCAAAAGTCAATATTTGAGTGGTCAACACTAATGTTCGACTTCTCTAGAACGAATAAATATATAAACGGTCTTTATAATGTGTGTCCAAGGGGTACACGTTAAGCACTAACTCCCATGAGCTTGGTGCATTTTGATTGGTGGAGTTGTTGTAAATGCAGGGATGATTAGAGCACCAATCAAAATGCACCAAATTCATGAGAGTTGATGATTATTGTGTGTCCTTAGGCACACATTAGAAAATTCGATATATAAAAAAGGACGGGAATGAAATGAAATTTGAACTATAACGTATGATCCGTACTCTCCTGGCTCCTTCCATTCTAATCAAACAAAAATAATTCAGAGCTATATCAGCAATATGGGATGACTATAAGGAATTTGATAGCTTTAAATGTGCAGGTACATTGTACAATGAAAAACGGTCAACTTCAACCATTCATTAGTATTTATTACTACAATAAAGATCTCATGTTACAAAGAGAAAGTCAAGAATGGAGATTACATAAGACATAGAGAAAGTCAActtaattcaaaaataaacagcactccctctgttttttttttatttatcgCTTTGACTTTTGCACgtatttcaatatgatttgacCAGCTAGTTagaaatataattttaaaaaaattaaaatataagttgTCTACTTTTgtttataaatttttttttataaataataattttaactAGCCAGTCAAAACACATTGCAAAAGTCAAAGcgaaaaataaaaaaacagagAGTAGTATTCAACACAAGTAAGATTAAGGTGATTAGGAAGAGATTGCTTGTTATTTACGCAAGGTGATTAGGAAGTGTAACAGTCTACATCTTACAAAGGGATGTGCACGCACACATTTAAAATGTAATACAAGACAAAAATTTTGTAGTAAAATAGGAAATCTCTTCTATCTTAGTTTATCAAGTTTAATGGCTGATTTTAGATCATGAACACATGTTAATCACTAAAATTTACTCCCTCAGTCCCAACCAATTGATATCGTTTCTAAGAGAGTGTCCGGCACACATTTTTAGATGgatataaaatatagttctataatttttttaaaaaaaattctttttctgaataaaagtagaatgtttaaacttttattcagaaaaagaaaattttaaaaaaaaagttatagaactatactttctattcatcttaaaatgcgtgtcagacactctcttagaacgataacaattgggagagacggagggagtataaatttgaaatattttgatTGGTGTAGTTGTTTTGAAGACCGAAGAGTTCATCGTTATTAAGAAGTGTTATTTAATCAAAACAagtcaaaaattataaaaatttgtgtTTAGTGTGTGCTCATGACACACCACAGAAAAACCAAAACAAATATCACTACACTGCTGACTACACTGCTCCCGACTCCCGTTGTTTTCAATATCTTGAAAGATATTCTTATAATCCGGTGAATTGCTATCTCTTTTGATGGACTGGAGAAATCACACAACGTTCCCCATTCATGTGCTTGAAGCTCTAGTCACAGGAGGTTTAAGAGGCTGAATGTTCCTCCCAGTCTTGCTCCctacatattttttttaatttgatgtTTAACTTTATGACATATATTTTTAGGGACTTTGTTTAATATGTAATCCAAACACCTAAATATGTATTTCAAAAGTTAAAACGTCAATATAAAAAACAAGGGGAGTAATATATGGTCAAAATTGCACAAACTAAGATATTAGGTAATATTTGTATGCACAAAAAAAATCACCAATAAAAATAAACCAACTGATTAAAAGTACTTAGAATTTAGTGCTCAGAGTCTGCCCACGAACACATACCAGAAAAACCCATATATAAAAGAAATGAGTGAAAAGATTATTCAGAGCAAGCTTATTTGTAAAACCAATGTGCTGCACTTATCACAATTTAAGCCCCATGGAACCAGCAGGCTAGCACTTTAAATGCCATTCAGGCTTTTCTGTTGTAAAATTGATAAAGCTTAGAAAACAGATCATTTGATAGAGCACATCCATACAACAAAGATAAAATCGGGACAGTTTTCTGAAAATGGCCCCTTGCAACCCAAATCTACCGCAGGTTCATATTATTGTTTTCCAACCATGACATAAAACTAGATTCTACTCTCCGATATACAGCAAACCAACAAAACTACTACAAAACTGGCTCAACATGTCCAAATCAGGAAGACAACCGACGGAAGCTTCACGGGTCCAAATCAACATTAAATCAGAGAATTGCAATACATATAGCCAGCAATACATACACTCATTACTACTAAAATCAACGGGCATTTTTCAGTTTGCAATATCCATAGACTATATCTTGCGTCTCACAACTATAATTCTATTTAGTTCCCACTATATTATACTTTATGTTTTTAATGAAAAAATTAAAAACCTGAATAGATAGCAGAAATATTTCTTCCAAACACCCAAATGAGCTCATATAAAAGTGGTAAAAATGAACTCACTGCAAAAAAAATATCGAAAGGGTAGCTAGCAAAAAGGATCAAAAATTAACAATACTATTAAAAAACAAGTTTCCCATTTTAAGCATGATACATAAACCACAGCCAAATCTGACAACATTCGATAATAGGTATAAAAACATACAGTATAAGGTTTATCACAGAACAGTAATAAACATATTTCCAACAGTCATGAACCACGGAAATATTTGAACTGAAGCATGTGGGAATTAAAGCACAAGGACAAGCCACTAGCACATATAATTATAAGACAATCCCACGTAGCTGGAAAATCTAATTAAATCTGAAACAACTTCCATGAAGTCTGAAGCAACTTCTACACTCCCTGCACCACAGAAAATGGAACGGGCAAACATCAAAATCAGGGAACATCAAGCAGAAGCACAGTAATAAGAACATTTTTGTGATTACGGGGATCACAGCTTATAAAAGCGACAATGTCAAGGGTAACATACTACATATCTGAGAAGCGCGTCTTTTAAACTAGCACAAAAAAAATCTAAACTACCAAAAAGATTTACCTGTTTGGAGGTGACTTGTGTATCTGCCAAAAAGCAagcaaaaaagaaaaaaaaatgtcaGTCCTTTTTACCAGCTGAATAGGAAAGCAACAAAAAAACATCAAAAATTCATTCACTtccaaaaaatttaaaaaagaaATTACTTGCAAATCGATTATAAAGAATTCTTATTCAGTGAGGTACATTTCTAAGAAATAACATAAAAGTAAAAGGTAGGAAAAACTCTTCGGTTCAAGAAAAAATTGGTGTAAATAACAAGTGTGTCAAAACAAACAGTCAAACAACCGATGACTGGAACAGCATAATTAGCAGGTCCGCTGAATGCAACCAGTGCAATCAACGTCACTCTTTCATCATAATATAGTTTAGAAATTTACTAAATGAAAAAATGTGTAACAGATGCATTCGATTACCATAAAAAGATGTTTAGCGATAAAAAAATAAACACAGACTATTCAGACAAGTAATATATTCATTtatattaaaaattcagaaaaggttTAGCCTTTTTTATTTTTGTATGCTAGACTAGTGCTTGTGCTAGCCTAAAGTGGAAGAGTACATTTTATCTTGGCAAAAGTTTCAGAATGGAAATGTGCCACATGTAACTTATGTAACCAAGGGTGTCATAAAAGAATGATCATACTATTAATACTCGTATCGGAAACATATTCTATTACTCGTTAAATCATGATTAACCCTTGACATATATATGTCAAAATGAAAGGCTTCTCGCTGCTGAAGGTCTTATAAGGCAACAGCTGTAGGAAAGTATAGCATATCGATTTTAATTCCACCTATATGCACaatataatatataaaccaaATTAACAGGATATAAGATAATTATGTACttatgtaatttttatttttgaaatcgCAATAAAAGAAAGTAGTGTACACTCTAATAAAATAACAAACGAAACACCACAATTCCATCACTAACCAATTTGATATAACCTCATTTTGTGTTCTTTCCACAGAATATGTTGAAATTCTTATTTCGAGCTCTGCTCCTTCCTACTTTTTGTCATCCGAGTTCTCACTTATACCATCAACCTTCTTCAGTATCTATTTCTCCGACTAGGACTTAATTTAAAATGAAAATTGCTTTCCATTTTTCTAAATTGATAACTTTGCAGAGAttatgaaaattatgcattttaAATGACTTAGAACATGCTTGAAAGATGTTAAGGTTGGACTCGGTAATGTATGATATTAATAATTGGAGAATTCACCTAAAAAGATTACTAAATGATGCTCATGATAAATGTTCTAACAATTTTGTACTGATTTGGCAACTCACGTTAAACAacttattataaataattaataagaaTCATGTCAATAACTTTGTAGCAACTAAGATGAACTTTCTCTTGAAGTCAAAATAATATTTCTAAATGTCCATAGTTAGTATAAGCCATAAACAATTATACCAGAAAATTAATGTGTGCATACCTCCCATTCCCATATATGTTTTTCAATCTTCAAAAGGAAGAAAAAGATTATTTATACTTTGTAATATGAAAATGTGATTATCATTTAATTTTGAATAACTAG
It contains:
- the LOC141721626 gene encoding receptor-like serine/threonine-protein kinase SD1-8 isoform X2; the protein is MRVSVKLQGSSVLHLLDSGNLVLTQNRGSVTEESYTWQSFDYPGDTLLPGMKIGWDWTTGKARKLTSWVDTTDPSPGIFVYGMDLLGLPQVVLREGSKKKYRTGVWNGIRLSGGYRSRPTNPLFNYKYTNSTKELSFFYEFTANQTISRLVLNQSGMLQRYAIRGETSDWSLIYETPSDTCDQYAKCGPNGLCKATEDLICECFHGFIPKSESEWNVLDRTSGCIRRKPLDCLKGDGFLWINNVKLPDLLAQKFWFNSSTSLKECEQICFENCSCMAYANSDITGKGSGCLIWYGDLIDIRTISNTAGSEQGMYIRLAASELKNRRKRLVLIISAVSAASVMLFVGLLVWCRLRTLKRRRERNKEDIDLPLYDLSALASATNHFSDTCIIGTGGFGPVYKGKLSSGQEIAVKRLSKDSGQGTKEFKNEIILISKLQHRNLVKILGWCLEGNEKLLVYEYMPNQSLDKLIFDWKRTTLKWEHRFKIAIGIAKGLVYLHHDSRLRIIHRDLKASNVLLDSELQPKIADFGIARMFGGDQNEAKTKIVIGTYGYMSPEYIIDGKFSAKSDVYSYGVLLMEIVSGLKNTKYQITEKYHSLLGHAWLLWNEGRALEIMDRCLEDSYVQFEVERCIQISLLCVQRSPKDRPTMSSVISMLENEDVAIPEPKKPGFFIEQFQEETSTELTSGNQLTATTMDAR
- the LOC141721626 gene encoding G-type lectin S-receptor-like serine/threonine-protein kinase At4g27290 isoform X1, with amino-acid sequence MVSAFSLLLILFNLVFIDYCRGVDRNQLSFNESISKGESLVSLNQRFELGFFSPASTTNKSYLGIWYKSYPDIVAWVANRESPLLDSNGTLTIFRDGNLVLLNSSNSIIWSSNVSLPFQLQGSSVLHLLDSGNLVLTQNRGSVTEESYTWQSFDYPGDTLLPGMKIGWDWTTGKARKLTSWVDTTDPSPGIFVYGMDLLGLPQVVLREGSKKKYRTGVWNGIRLSGGYRSRPTNPLFNYKYTNSTKELSFFYEFTANQTISRLVLNQSGMLQRYAIRGETSDWSLIYETPSDTCDQYAKCGPNGLCKATEDLICECFHGFIPKSESEWNVLDRTSGCIRRKPLDCLKGDGFLWINNVKLPDLLAQKFWFNSSTSLKECEQICFENCSCMAYANSDITGKGSGCLIWYGDLIDIRTISNTAGSEQGMYIRLAASELKNRRKRLVLIISAVSAASVMLFVGLLVWCRLRTLKRRRERNKEDIDLPLYDLSALASATNHFSDTCIIGTGGFGPVYKGKLSSGQEIAVKRLSKDSGQGTKEFKNEIILISKLQHRNLVKILGWCLEGNEKLLVYEYMPNQSLDKLIFDWKRTTLKWEHRFKIAIGIAKGLVYLHHDSRLRIIHRDLKASNVLLDSELQPKIADFGIARMFGGDQNEAKTKIVIGTYGYMSPEYIIDGKFSAKSDVYSYGVLLMEIVSGLKNTKYQITEKYHSLLGHAWLLWNEGRALEIMDRCLEDSYVQFEVERCIQISLLCVQRSPKDRPTMSSVISMLENEDVAIPEPKKPGFFIEQFQEETSTELTSGNQLTATTMDAR